In Phragmites australis chromosome 24, lpPhrAust1.1, whole genome shotgun sequence, the following are encoded in one genomic region:
- the LOC133908083 gene encoding probable 3-ketoacyl-CoA synthase 20, with product MGREVFAAPAQAKAVYHRLIGHLPVLVAAAALVLVAPRLSALTTTPAAMLVAQGLLKELAARGAGAGVSAPAVSVAVWAAAVAAWAYAVSRPRPVYLVDLSGYRAGAAHEASRAKTIAHFGRCGRFSEESMAFQKRMLERSGLGEKTHFPTSLISVPVDMCLRTAREESHAVIFGVVDDVLRKAAVGPRDVGVLIFNSSLLSPTPSFTSLIANRYGMRHDVVSHNLSGMGCSAGIIAIDLAKRLLQVHPDTYALVVSTENITLNAYMGNNRPMLVTNTLFRVGGAAILLSNRRADRARAKYQLIHTVRTHRGAHDQSFSCVTQEEDDAGRVGVSLSKELMVVAGEALRTNITTLGPLVLPMSEQLRFLATVVLTRVFRAKVRAYLPDFKLAFEHFCIHAGGRGVLDELERSLKLSPWHMEPSRMTLYRFGNTSSSSLWYELAYCEAKGRIAKGDRVWQIAFGSGFKCNSAVWKALRTVDGGEEGNTWTPELDGFPVDVPRVSPIDETTYKFPDKS from the exons ATGGGTAGGGAAGTGTtcgcggcgccggcgcaggcgaAGGCGGTGTACCACCGGCTCATCGGCCACCTCCCGGTtctcgtcgccgccgcggcgctcgTGCTCGTTGCGCCGCGGCTGTCGGCGCTGACGACGACGCCAGCGGCGATGCTGGTGGCGCAGGGCCTCCTGAAGGAGCTGGCCgcccgcggcgccggcgccggagtcAGCGCGCCGGCGGTGTCGGTGGCCGTGTGggccgccgcggtggcggcgTGGGCGTACGCCGTGTCGCGCCCGCGCCCCGTGTACCTCGTTGACCTGTCCGGGTACCGGGCCGGCGCGGCGCACGAGGCGTCCCGCGCCAAGACGATCGCGCACTTCGGCCGCTGCGGGCGGTTCAGCGAGGAGAGCATGGCGTTCCAGAAGCGGATGCTGGAGCGGTCGGGCCTGGGGGAGAAGACGCACTTCCCGACGTCGCTCATCAGCGTCCCCGTCGACATGTGCCTCCGCACGGCGAGGGAGGAGTCCCACGCCGTCATCTTCGGCGTCGTCGACGATGTGCTCCGCAAGGCCGCCGTGGGGCCCCGGGACGTCGGCGTGCTCATCTTCAACTCCAGCCTGCTCAGCCCCACGCCGTCCTTCACCTCGCTCATCGCCAACCGCTACGGGATGCGCCACGACGTCGTCAGCCACAACCTCAGCGGCATGGGGTGCAGCGCCGGCATCATCGCCATCGACCTCGCCAAGCGATTGCTCCAG GTGCACCCGGACACGTACGCGCTGGTGGTGAGCACGGAGAACATCACGCTCAACGCGTACATGGGCAACAACCGCCCGATGCTGGTGACCAACACGCTCTTCCGCGTCGGCGGCGCCGCCATCCTCCTCTCCAACCGCCGCGCCGACCGGGCGCGCGCCAAGTACCAGCTCATCCACACCGTGCGCACCCACCGCGGCGCGCACGACCAGAGCTTCTCCTGCGTCAcgcaggaggaggacgacgcggGCCGCGTCGGCGTCTCCCTCTCCAAGGAGCTCATGGTAGTCGCCGGCGAGGCCCTGCGCACCAACATCACCACGCTGGGCCCGCTCGTCCTGCCCATGTCGGAGCAGCTCCGGTTCCTCGCCACCGTGGTCCTGACGCGCGTCTTCCGCGCCAAGGTCCGCGCCTACCTGCCCGACTTCAAGCTGGCCTTCGAACACTTCTGCATCCacgccggcggccgcggcgtgCTGGACGAGCTAGAGCGCAGCCTCAAGCTCAGCCCGTGGCACATGGAGCCGTCGCGGATGACGCTCTACAGGTTCGGGAACACGTCCAGCAGCTCGCTGTGGTACGAGCTCGCCTACTGCGAGGCCAAGGGGAGGATCGCCAAGGGCGACCGCGTGTGGCAGATCGCGTTCGGGTCCGGGTTCAAGTGCAATAGCGCGGTGTGGAAGGCGCTCCGGACGGtggacggcggcgaggagggcaACACGTGGACGCCGGAGCTGGACGGGTTCCCCGTCGACGTGCCCAGGGTGTCGCCCATCGACGAGACCACGTACAAGTTCCCAGACAAAAGCTAA
- the LOC133907921 gene encoding chitinase 2-like, with amino-acid sequence MGSSKLIAAVLLPALLALHAPMTTAANSNLFRDYIGAIFNGVKFSDVPINPNVRFDFILAFVIDYTTATEPPSPTNGQFNIFWQDSVLTASAVAAIKQSNPNVRVAVSLGGATVNSRPVFFNITSVDSWVQNAVSSLTSIIQKYNLDGIDIDYEQFQADPATFAECVGRLVTTLKSNGVIKFASIAPYDNADVQRHYQALWASYGSVIDYINFQFYAYSASTTVSQYVNYFDNQIVNYPGGNILASFTTAPTTTSVPINTSLTACQTLQSQGKLYGIFIWAADHSRRQGFKYEIQAQALLANAGSY; translated from the coding sequence ATGGGCTCGTCAAAGCTCATTGCAGCTGTTCTTCTCCCAGCTCTTCTGGCCCTCCATGCCCCAATGACCACAGCAGCAAACTCCAACCTCTTCCGGGACTACATCGGTGCCATCTTCAATGGCGTCAAGTTCTCCGACGTGCCCATCAACCCGAATGTTCGGTTCgacttcatcctcgccttcgtCATCGACTACACCACCGCCACGGAGCCGCCTTCTCCAACCAACGGCCAGTTCAACATCTTCTGGCAGGACTCGGTGCTCACCGCCTCCGCGGTGGCTGCGATCAAGCAGAGCAACCCGAACGTGAGGGTGGCCGTCAGCCTCGGCGGCGCCACCGTGAACAGCAGGCCGGTGTTCTTCAACATCACCTCCGTCGACTCCTGGGTCCAGAACGCCGTCTCTTCCCTGACCAGCATAATCCAGAAGTACAATCTGGACGGCATCGACATCGACTACGAGCAGTTCCAGGCTGACCCTGCCACCTTCGCCGAGTGCGTGGGCCGCCTGGTGACGACGCTCAAGAGCAACGGCGTGATCAAGTTCGCGTCGATCGCGCCGTACGACAACGCCGACGTGCAGCGCCATTACCAAGCCCTGTGGGCGAGCTATGGGAGCGTGATAGACTACATCAACTTCCAGTTCTACGCATACAGCGCGAGCACAACCGTGTCGCAGTATGTTAACTACTTCGACAACCAGATTGTCAACTACCCTGGAGGCAATATCCTGGCCAGCTTCACCACGGCGCCGACGACGACATCGGTGCCGATTAATACATCGTTGACCGCTTGCCAGACTCTGCAGTCACAGGGAAAGCTCTACGGTATCTTCATCTGGGCTGCAGATCATTCTAGGAGGCAAGGGTTCAAGTACGAGATACAAGCGCAAGCACTGCTGGCCAACGCCGGTAGCTACTAG